Proteins co-encoded in one Eremothecium sinecaudum strain ATCC 58844 chromosome VI, complete sequence genomic window:
- the SAC1 gene encoding phosphatidylinositol-3-phosphatase SAC1 (Syntenic homolog of Ashbya gossypii AER447C; Syntenic homolog of Saccharomyces cerevisiae YKL212W (SAC1)) — MPGSILYTRLGEKLVFRLDDNSKNNTVISISPHETGINIVNSAEFPTYGLINSVAAIIGVIKLKTNRYVIVAEKVDVVGTLNGNTIYHVKEYGIVPVNATTKPHAEECQYFALLDAHLKNAELFFSYTYDLTNSAQRNEDHGNTGSWKTADSRFFWNHHATEELRDLASDMKGVDDFIVPMIYGYAKIVATAFNNTPLTFGLITRRSRHRAGTRYFRRGIDENGYVANFNETEQILFINNVVSGESQLFSFIQTRGSVPVYWAEINTLKYKPMLVLGENSSMDAFKKHFDEQKKFYGVNYLVNLVNQKGHELPVKESYETVVNATNDPQLKYIYFDFHHECSNMRWHRINLLVEQLKKIGWDKEDYFHKTLQNGVTKSIVKQQKSVLRTNCMDCLDRTNVAQSTFSSFVFQQQLEDSGLISQPNFWQFDQALLSKFQNLWADNADYVSSAYSGTRALKTDFTRTGKRTYMGAFQDLVNSISRYYRNNFIDGARQDNYDLFLGVFKPYGTVLESPFSDKRPMMIQMAPTVLYAALTVMVATIVFPKGSFLSSKNLGFFLGSSVILAVTLRFIFQNGMQYVSWPKLTDLGFVVAIQSHNKEQVFSGITYAPSPRFVSPNVLKRD, encoded by the coding sequence ATGCCCGGATCAATTCTGTACACTAGATTAGGTGAAAAGTTGGTTTTCAGACTAGATGATAATTCTAAGAATAATACAGTAATCTCAATTTCTCCCCATGAAACTGGTATTAATATCGTGAATTCGGCTGAATTTCCAACCTACGGGTTAATAAATAGTGTTGCTGCTATTATTGGGGTGATAAAACTAAAAACTAATAGATACGTTATTGTTGCAGAAAAGGTGGACGTGGTTGGAACGTTGAATGGAAATACTATTTATCATGTTAAAGAGTATGGTATTGTACCTGTGAATGCCACTACTAAACCGCATGCAGAAGAGTGCCAATATTTTGCTTTGTTAGATGCTCATTTGAAGAATGCAGAGTTATTCTTCTCGTACACATATGATTTAACGAACTCTGCTCAAAGAAATGAAGATCACGGTAACACTGGATCTTGGAAGACAGCAGATAGCAGATTCTTTTGGAATCACCATGCCACGGAAGAACTGAGGGATCTTGCTTCTGATATGAAGGGAGTGGATGACTTTATAGTGCCTATGATATATGGTTATGCGAAAATTGTAGCTACTGCGTTCAATAATACGCCGCTAACTTTCGGTTTGATAACCAGGAGAAGCAGACATAGAGCTGGGACGAGGTATTTCCGTAGAGGGATTGATGAAAATGGATATGTAGCCAACTTCAATGAAACTGAACAGATCCTGTTTATAAATAACGTGGTCTCTGGTGAGTCACAACTTTTCTCATTTATACAGACGAGAGGCTCGGTTCCAGTTTACTGGGCAGAGATTAACACGTTGAAGTACAAGCCTATGCTAGTGTTGGGTGAGAACAGTTCTATGGATGCGTTTAAGAAACACTTTGATGAACAGAAGAAATTCTACGGTGTAAACTATCTTGTGAATTTGGTGAACCAAAAGGGTCATGAACTCCCAGTGAAGGAATCTTACGAGACTGTTGTCAACGCTACCAATGACCCTCAATTAAAGTACATATACTTCGACTTTCACCATGAGTGTAGCAACATGAGGTGGCACCGTATCAACCTGTTAGTTGAGCAGTTGAAAAAAATTGGCTGGGACAAAGAAGACTATTTTCACAAGACCCTGCAAAATGGTGTCACTAAATCCATTGTGAAGCAGCAGAAGTCTGTTTTGAGAACCAATTGCATGGATTGTTTGGACAGGACTAACGTTGCACAGTCCACTTTTAGTAGTTTTGTTTTCCAACAGCAACTAGAGGACTCCGGTTTGATTTCGCAACCAAACTTCTGGCAGTTTGACCAGGCTTTGCTCTCTAAATTCCAAAACCTATGGGCTGATAACGCAGATTATGTGAGCAGTGCTTATTCAGGAACTAGAGCATTGAAGACTGATTTCACTAGAACCGGCAAACGTACTTACATGGGAGCTTTCCAAGATCTGGTTAACTCTATATCAAGATATTATCGTAACAACTTTATTGATGGTGCAAGGCAGGACAACTATGATCTGTTTTTGGGAGTTTTCAAGCCTTACGGGACTGTTTTAGAATCTCCATTCAGCGATAAACGTCCTATGATGATCCAAATGGCTCCTACAGTTCTTTATGCTGCCCTCACTGTGATGGTTGCCACAATAGTATTTCCAAAAGGTAGCTTTCTCAGTTCGAAGAACTTAGGCTTTTTTCTCGGCTCTTCCGTTATTTTAGCTGTAACTCTACGTTTTATCTTTCAGAACGGTATGCAGTACGTGAGTTGGCCAAAATTAACTGACTTAGGCTTCGTTGTTGCTATACAATCTCATAATAAAGAGCAGGTTTTCAGCGGGATCACTTACGCACCAAGTCCAAGGTTTGTAAGTCCAAATGTTTTGAAAAGAGACTAG
- the TRP3 gene encoding bifunctional anthranilate synthase/indole-3-glycerol-phosphate synthase (Syntenic homolog of Ashbya gossypii AER446W; Syntenic homolog of Saccharomyces cerevisiae YKL211C (TRP3)), which yields MEHPKRVVLVDNYDSFTWNLYEYFCQAGAEVLVHRNDKITVPEIEALNPDIICISPGPGHPSVDGGISNKCIEYFKGKKPIFGVCLGQQCIYEHFGGTVTGAGEIIHGKTSEIFHDGLGLFKGVKQGIPVTRYHSLAGSPGTIPDDLEVTAKTSNGIIMAIRHKKYTIEGVQFHPESIISAEGYLMIKNVLTMTGGTWEENERAQIEKIDLKKSILEQILAKREEDVAEISRTPGLTFEDLEKNFQLGMAPQVHDFYSKLSSAPRGLAILAEIKRASPSKGDINVKGIAATQALVYAEAGATAISVLTEPHWFKGCLEDLKNVRRVLDIKYSPENRPCILRKDFIFNRYQILEARLAGADSVLLIVKMLSKEALKDLYEYAVKDLGIEPLVEVNTKEDLSRALEINAKVIGVNNRDLDSFVVNLGTTSSMVNLIPEGTLLLALSGISSKKDAQKYRREGVNGLLIGEALMKSENPSEFIQQLFD from the coding sequence ATGGAACACCCTAAGAGGGTAGTGTTGGTTGACAACTATGATTCGTTTACATGGAACTTATATGAGTACTTCTGCCAAGCCGGGGCGGAAGTCCTTGTCCATAGGAACGATAAAATAACTGTCCCGGAAATCGAAGCTTTAAACCCAGATATCATCTGTATATCACCGGGACCAGGCCATCCATCGGTTGATGGAGGTATATCGAATAAATGTATTGAGTACTTTAAGGGTAAGAAGCCTATTTTTGGTGTCTGTCTTGGACAGCAATGCATATACGAGCACTTTGGGGGCACAGTTACTGGCGCAGGTGAGATCATTCATGGTAAGACTTCTGAGATTTTCCATGACGGGCTTGGTTTGTTCAAGGGTGTCAAACAGGGTATTCCTGTTACTAGGTATCACTCGCTGGCTGGTTCTCCTGGTACTATTCCGGACGATTTGGAAGTGACAGCGAAGACTTCAAATGGTATAATTATGGCAATCAGACATAAGAAGTACACTATTGAGGGAGTTCAATTTCACCCTGAATCTATCATCTCTGCGGAGGGCTACTTGATGATTAAGAATGTTCTGACTATGACCGGTGGTACCTGGGAAGAGAACGAACGTGCTCAAATAGAGAAAATTGATTTAAAGAAGTCCATATTGGAACAAATTCTAGCTAAACGTGAGGAAGATGTTGCAGAAATATCTCGTACGCCTGGGTTGACTTTTGAGGATTTAGAAAAGAACTTCCAGTTGGGCATGGCTCCTCAGGTGCATGACTTCTACTCGAAGCTTTCGAGTGCACCTCGCGGTTTGGCTATCCTAGCGGAGATTAAGCGTGCGTCACCTTCCAAGGGCGACATTAATGTCAAAGGCATTGCTGCTACCCAAGCGTTGGTGTATGCGGAAGCAGGCGCTACTGCTATTTCAGTGTTGACAGAGCCCCATTGGTTCAAAGGCTGCCTGGAGGACTTGAAAAACGTAAGGCGCGTTCTAGACATAAAGTACTCTCCAGAAAATAGGCCCTGTATTTTAAGGAAGGATTTTATCTTTAACAGGTACCAGATTCTGGAGGCTAGATTGGCTGGAGCGGATAGTGTTCTTCTCATTGTTAAGATGCTATCAAAGGAGGCTTTAAAAGACCTTTATGAGTATGCTGTGAAGGACTTAGGGATTGAACCCCTTGTGGAGGTCAACACTAAGGAGGACCTGTCGCGTGCTTTGGAAATCAATGCCAAGGTCATTGGCGTAAACAATAGAGATCTCGACTCATTCGTTGTGAACTTGGGTACTACAAGTTCAATGGTAAACTTGATTCCAGAGGGAACATTACTTCTAGCCCTCTCAGGAATCTCATCAAAAAAGGATGCCCAAAAGTATAGAAGAGAAGGGGTTAATGGGTTGTTGATTGGGGAAGCACTGATGAAATCAGAAAATCCTTCAGAATTCATTCAACAATTATTCGATTAG
- the CDC11 gene encoding septin CDC11 (Syntenic homolog of Ashbya gossypii AER445C; Syntenic homolog of Saccharomyces cerevisiae YJR076C (CDC11)): MSSIIEASAALRKRKHLKRGIQFTLMIVGQSGSGRSTFINTLCGQEVVETSTTVLLPNDDSSQIDVQLREETVELEDDEGVKIQLTIIDTPGFGDSLDNSPSFNMISDYIRHQYDEILLEESRVRRNPRFKDGRVHCCLYLINPTGHGLKEIDVEFMRQLGPLVNVIPVISKADSLTPDELKLNKKLIMEDIDYYNLPIYSFPFDQEVVSDEDYETNTYLRSLLPFSIIGSNETFETPEGAVVHGRRYPWGTIDVEDPAVSDFCVLRNALLISHLNDLKDYTHELLYERYRTEALSGDMLTASSVSSKLINNGSQEFIGSPVMSGAASESARGSGVPDAESRNSTKQSSNQDTYLAREEQIKMEEKRLKAFEERVQQELLSKRQELLRREQELREIEERLEREAKVKQDAEE, translated from the coding sequence ATGTCTAGTATTATAGAAGCGTCCGCTGCTTTGAGAAAGAGAAAGCATTTGAAAAGAGGTATTCAATTTACTCTTATGATTGTTGGGCAGTCTGGATCCGGGAGATCTACATTCATTAATACTTTATGTGGCCAGGAAGTCGTAGAAACATCAACAACTGTATTGCTTCCCAATGATGATTCCTCTCAAATCGATGTGCAATTGAGAGAAGAAACTGTGGAACTGGAGGATGATGAAGGCGTCAAAATTCAGTTGACGATCATTGACACACCAGGTTTTGGCGATTCTTTGGACAATTCTCCATCATTTAACATGATTTCAGACTATATTCGCCACCAGTACGATGAAATCTTGTTGGAGGAAAGTCGAGTGAGAAGAAATCCACGTTTTAAAGATGGGCGGGTACACTGTTGTCTTTACTTGATCAATCCTACAGGTCACGGGTTAAAGGAAATAGATGTTGAGTTTATGAGACAATTAGGGCCCTTGGTGAACGTCATTCCTGTCATTAGTAAGGCGGACTCATTGACTCCTGACGAACTGAAACTGAACAAGAAATTGATCATGGAAGATATCGACTACTATAACTTACCCATATACAGCTTCCCATTCGATCAAGAGGTCGTCAGCGACGAAGACTACGAGACTAACACTTACCTTCGTTCATTATTGCCGTTCTCCATCATTGGCTCTAACGAGACCTTTGAAACACCAGAAGGTGCCGTAGTACACGGAAGAAGATACCCATGGGGCACAATAGATGTCGAGGACCCTGCAGTTTCCGACTTTTGCGTCCTAAGAAATGCCTTATTAATTTCGCATTTGAACGATTTGAAGGATTATACCCATGAATTGCTATATGAAAGATACAGAACCGAAGCTTTATCTGGTGACATGCTGACCGCCAGTAGCGTCTCGTCCAAGTTGATAAATAATGGCTCACAAGAATTTATTGGCTCTCCTGTCATGTCAGGTGCGGCGTCCGAATCTGCACGTGGTAGTGGAGTCCCAGATGCAGAGTCCAGAAACTCGACCAAGCAGTCATCTAACCAAGATACCTACCTCGCCCGCGAGGAACAAATTAAAATGGAGGAGAAACGCTTAAAGGCTTTTGAAGAAAGAGTTCAACAAGAATTGCTATCAAAAAGACAAGAATTATTACGGAGAGAACAAGAATTAAGGGAAATTGAGGAGAGACTAGAAAGGGAGGCTAAAGTGAAGCAAGATGCAGAAGAATAA
- the HOC1 gene encoding alpha-1,6-mannosyltransferase (Syntenic homolog of Ashbya gossypii AFR435W; Syntenic homolog of Saccharomyces cerevisiae YJR075W (HOC1)) codes for MTGGYKTNNWKRYVFITLPVLFSIVLLLRFISQSKSKDLQKMLQSLPKDLFKQSEVTRTNEEIIDKFELLSEQLLKKQDEQIKRLDRERKMLEKKVSELRQPAEHYTLRERLAARFEYEITAKFPSYIWQTWPFSDLDERMDSELQGFERNWADRNPGFVHEIANDVTASALVHYFYASIPEVIEAYENLPSAILKVDFFKYLILLARGGVYADIDTKPHQPVPNWIPENVAPKETGLIIGIEHDAKNADWKSNYIRRLQFCTWVIQAKPGHPIIREFVARITEETLRRMKTGDLKVNLRNDLNIMGWTGSGAWTDVIFTYLNDYVQSGILTKITWKDFHHISVPKLVGDILVFPQDSFNAPMSLEKSPPEKKALQFVAHKSMKSWKKPPN; via the coding sequence ATGACCGGGGGCTACAAGACCAATAACTGGAAGCGTTATGTGTTTATCACGCTTCCTGTTTTGTTTAGTATTGTACTACTCCTAAGGTTTATTAGCCAGTCAAAATCGAAGGACCTGCAAAAGATGTTGCAAAGCTTACCAAAAGACTTATTTAAACAGTCTGAAGTGACTCGTACAAATGAGGAGATTATCGATAAATTTGAACTGCTCTCGGAACAGTTGTTGAAGAAACAAGATGAACAAATTAAAAGATTAGATAGAGAGCGTAAAATGCTCGAGAAAAAGGTATCGGAGTTAAGACAGCCTGCAGAGCACTACACTCTTCGCGAGCGTTTAGCTGCAAGGTTTGAATACGAGATTACAGCCAAGTTTCCATCTTATATCTGGCAGACCTGGCCTTTTTCAGACCTGGACGAGAGAATGGATTCCGAGCTTCAGGGTTTTGAACGAAATTGGGCCGACAGGAATCCAGGCTTTGTGCATGAGATTGCCAACGACGTCACAGCAAGCGCTTTGGTACACTACTTTTATGCTTCAATTCCAGAAGTGATCGAGGCCTACGAAAACCTACCCAGTGCGATTTTAAAGGTTGATTTCTTTAAGTATTTGATTCTTTTGGCCCGTGGCGGTGTCTACGCAGATATTGACACCAAGCCGCACCAGCCAGTACCAAACTGGATTCCAGAAAATGTCGCACCTAAGGAAACTGGTCTTATTATCGGTATTGAGCATGATGCCAAGAACGCAGACTGGAAATCCAACTATATCAGAAGATTGCAATTCTGCACCTGGGTTATTCAAGCCAAACCAGGACATCCCATCATCCGTGAGTTCGTCGCAAGAATTACAGAGGAAACCTTACGTAGAATGAAAACCGGGGACTTGAAAGTCAATCTCAGAAATGACCTAAATATAATGGGTTGGACAGGCTCCGGTGCATGGACAGATGTCATTTTTACATACCTCAACGACTATGTGCAGAGCGGTATTCTGACCAAAATCACATGGAAGGACTTTCATCATATTTCTGTACCAAAGTTGGTTGGTGACATTCTAGTGTTCCCACAGGACTCTTTCAACGCGCCAATGTCGTTAGAAAAATCTCCACCAGAAAAGAAAGCCCTACAGTTCGTTGCTCATAAATCCATGAAATCCTGGAAGAAACCACCGAACTGA